The following are from one region of the Coffea eugenioides isolate CCC68of chromosome 2, Ceug_1.0, whole genome shotgun sequence genome:
- the LOC113757667 gene encoding putative pentatricopeptide repeat-containing protein At1g12700, mitochondrial has translation MKKTMMVKINRRASAVVSIAHFQKARAPPGISTSARTFLPPNPNPNPKLKSQFRSHSAASVTTIASSSHQPSRSSDISHESFKKKIDDINELENALSLYNEMVQMRPLPKVIHFNQLLFLFSKICVLRATFWLPNFGFSLLGSCFKRGLVPSSALYGTLLKGLFKQNRISQAQELFKKIIDEKLCQTDVVMFGIVIDGLCKVGNTSTAIKFLRVMGNGRDANVQPNNVIYTTIIDSLCKDKKVDDALALLHEMIERGVAPGIVTYNCLFHGLCNLGRIKDVTNLVNQMADFCIAPDVFTYNTLIAAFSTEGTMQDVEDIFQIMIQKGENPDIVTYNAMMDGYCLHGQMDKARNVFETMLSRGIGPNILSYSILMNGYFKKNENDEAMHLFREIPQRGLRPNISIYNIVLQGLFRMGRYGSARKVFIEMQAADVNPDFHTRCIMLDGLCKGGNMDEALQFLHDMEVDGSALHVCMYNIILRGLGKSGCLDCAWDLFNILPLKGIEPNVATYNTMITTLCLKGRLEEAKEIFVKMEENGCSADGITFNFIAQGLLRRGDYEDALRFLEEMDTRGFSMVPYTLSIIIVEVIESLVQFSSGYWHRRVIPDSSPTGRYSHEIKPIFIVRSTVENLICNFFAYSKALL, from the exons ATGAAGAAGACTATGATGGTGAAGATCAATAGAAGAGCTTCTGCTGTTGTTTCCATTGCTCACTTTCAGAAAGCACGAGCTCCACCAGGTATCTCAACTTCTGCTCGAACTTTTCTCCCTCCAAACCCCAACCCTAACCCTAAATTGAAGTCCCAATTTCGATCGCATTCTGCTGCTTCTGTTACAACAATTGCTAGTAGTAGCCATCAGCCTTCTAGGAGTTCCGATATCAGCCATGAATCTTTCAAGAAGAAAATTGATGATATTAATGAGCTGGAAAATGCTCTGAGCTTGTACAATGAGATGGTCCAGATGAGGCCTCTGCCTAAAGTTATTCACTTCAATCAACTGCTGTTTCTGTTTTCAAAGATATGTGTGCTTCGGGCAACATTCTGGTTACCGA ATTTTGGCTTTTCTCTGTTAGGCTCCTGCTTCAAGCGTGGTTTGGTACCCAGTTCAGCACTTTATGGCACTCTACTCAAGGGCCTCTTTAAACAAAATAGGATTTCCCAGGCCCAAGAAttgttcaagaaaataataGACGAAAAACTTTGCCAAACCGATGTGGTCATGTTTGGAATAGTAATTGATGGGCTTTGTAAGGTGGGGAACACTAGCACTGCCATTAAATTTCTCAGGGTAATGGGAAATGGCCGAGATGCTAATGTTCAACCCAACAATGTTATCTACACCACTATTATCGATAGCCTTTGCAAAGATAAAAAGGTCGATGATGCTCTTGCCCTTTTACATGAGATGATTGAAAGGGGTGTTGCCCCCGGTATTGTCACCTACAATTGTTTGTTTCATGGCCTCTGTAATTTGGGAAGAATTAAAGATGTCACAAATCTTGTGAATCAGATGGCTGATTTTTGTATTGCTCCTGATGTTTTTACTTATAATACTTTGATTGCTGCATTCTCTACAGAAGGTACTATGCAAGATGTAGAAGATATATTCCAGATCATGATTCAGAAAGGTGAAAATCCTGATATTGTTACGTACAATGCAATGATGGATGGATACTGTTTGCATGGTCAAATGGATAAAGCAAGGAATGTTTTTGAGACCATGCTTAGTAGGGGCATTGGTCCTAATATTCTGAGCTACAGTATACTAATGAATGGGTATttcaaaaagaatgaaaacGACGAGGCTATGCATCTCTTCAGAGAAATTCCACAAAGAGGTTTGAGGCCTAATATCAGTATCTATAATATTGTCTTGCAGGGTTTATTTAGGATGGGAAGGTATGGTTCTGCAAGGAAAGTATTCATTGAGATGCAAGCTGCTGATGTAAATCCTGATTTTCATACGCGCTGTATAATGCTGGATGGCTTATGCAAGGGTGGAAATATGGACGAAGCACTGCAATTCTTGCATGACATGGAAGTTGATGGATCTGCACTTCATGTGTGCATGTACAACATCATTCTTCGAGGATTGGGCAAAAGTGGGTGCCTTGACTGTGCTTGGGATCTTTTCAATATTCTTCCTCTGAAAGGGATCGAACCTAATGTTGCAACATATAATACAATGATAACTACTCTTTGTCTAAAAGGTAGACTAGAGGAAGCTAAAGAGATTTTTGTGAAAATGGAAGAGAATGGTTGTTCGGCTGATGGAATAACGTTCAATTTTATTGCTCAAGGACTTCTTAGGAGAGGTGATTATGAAGATGCACTGAGATTTCTTGAGGAAATGGATACAAGGGGATTTTCAATGGTTCCATATACTTTGTCAATTATAATAG TTGAAGTCATAGAGTCCTTGGTGCAGTTCTCTTCTGGGTACTGGCACAGGAGAGTGATACCAGATTCTTCCCCAACTGGGCGGTATAGCCACGAAATCAAACCCATCTTCATTGTCAGGTCCACAGTTGAGAACTTGATCTGCAACTTCTTTGCATACTCAAAGGCATTGTTATAA
- the LOC113763539 gene encoding receptor-like protein 51 produces the protein MASSDAPPFFILGPLIFFLLLQFSSIALSASLHPPATISPTKAPTAPSPSTSLHPPTTISPTKAPTAPRPSTSPTPASSPTPAKPTPSTPTPTSASLLDPKQVRALQSLNIPTGKNPCSPLHNSTMICDSSKPFRHLVSLTLANCSDDVALSLTALKTLSTLTSFKFIDCPISPIRFPSELTSNLHSFTCINSLKKLTGVWLSRLLNVTDLTVSHVTVIASGPAIILGSMKNLRSVTISRTNLTGFLPKHWHPNLTHLDLSGNQLNGKIPSSLNVMENLLVLNLSSNSLDGEIPPGIGDLTSLQNLSLASNSLSGSIPDSIAAMPDLVHLDLGSNQLNGTVPKFVSDLKKLKYLNLENNSFHGVLPFNASFLKKLEVFKIGSNDNLCYNHSSFAVKVKMGIAPCDKHGLPMSPPPAKDSSLESSSDSSDDNDNSGDNASPNRDHHGGTSKVVLGVAIGLSSIVFLIIFLVLLSKCCK, from the coding sequence atgGCATCATCAGATGCTCCACCGTTCTTCATCCTTGGCCCCctcatcttcttcctcctcctccagtTTTCCTCCATCGCTCTCTCCGCCTCCCTCCACCCTCCCGCCACCATCTCGCCCACTAAAGCTCCTACTGCACCCAGCCCTTCCACTTCCCTCCACCCTCCCACCACCATCTCTCCAACTAAAGCTCCCACTGCACCCCGCCCTTCCACCTCCCCAACCCCAGCATCCTCCCCAACCCCAGCAAAACCCACACCTTCCACTCCAACTCCCACCTCCGCCTCTTTACTGGACCCAAAACAAGTAAGAGCCCTCCAATCCCTCAACATCCCAACTGGCAAAAACCCCTGTTCTCCCCTCCACAACTCCACCATGATTTGCGATTCCTCCAAGCCCTTTAGGCACCTCGTTTCTCTCACCTTAGCCAATTGCTCAGATGATGTTGCTCTGTCTCTTACAGCTCTGAAAACCCTCTCAACTTTAACTTCTTTTAAGTTTATTGACTGCCCCATTTCTCCCATTCGCTTCCCCTCTGAGCTCACCTCAAATCTTCACTCTTTCACATGCATCAATAGCCTCAAGAAACTCACTGGAGTTTGGCTAAGTAGGTTACTAAATGTAACTGATTTAACTGTTTCCCATGTGACTGTTATTGCTAGTGGCCCTGCTATAATCCTTGGCAGCATGAAAAACTTGCGTTCTGTTACAATTTCACGCACAAATCTCACTGGATTTCTCCCAAAACATTGGCATCCGAATCTCACGCATTTAGATTTGTCTGGCAATCAGCTAAACGGGAAAATACCCTCTTCCTTAAATGTTATGGAGAATCTTTTGGTCCTGAATTTGTCATCCAATTCGCTTGATGGAGAAATCCCTCCTGGTATTGGGGACTTGACTTCGCTGCAGAATCTGTCGTTGGCCTCAAATTCACTATCAGGGTCGATCCCGGATTCGATAGCAGCAATGCCGGACTTGGTCCATCTTGATCTGGGGTCTAACCAGCTAAATGGAACAGTTCCCAAGTTCGTTTCCGACCTGAAGAAGTTGAAGTACTTGAATCTTGAAAATAACAGTTTTCATGGGGTTTTGCCTTTTAATGCTTCTTTCCTGAAGAAATTGGAGGTTTTCAAGATTGGTAGCAATGATAATTTATGTTATAATCATTCAAGTTTTGCTGTGAAAGTGAAGATGGGGATTGCTCCTTGTGATAAACATGGATTGCCTATGTCCCCTCCTCCAGCTAAGGATTCATCTCTAGAAAGTTCAAGTGATAGCTCTGATGATAATGACAATAGTGGTGATAATGCCAGCCCCAACCGGGACCATCATGGTGGCACTAGTAAGGTTGTTCTTGGTGTTGCAATTGGGCTATCTTCAATTGTATTCTTGATTATCTTCTTGGTTTTATTGTCAAAATGTTGTAAATGA